AATAAGCTTTCAAGTCTCAATTCTATGAAAACCGAGCTAGTCGGTATGCAAGCGGAAATTTCTGAACAAAAAGCGCAAAATGATTTATTAAAGGAACAGCTTAAACAACAAGAACAAAATGGAATTGCCCAAAAGACTGACTTGCAAAATCAAGACAGTAATCTTGCTTCAAAAGAAGCAGCTATTGAAGTCGGACAAAGACCACATACAGATTCAGAGAGCAATGGAAATTCGTTCAGTGTACCTACTAGCACATATTCCGCTAGTGGCAATGGAAATATCAGTGATGTGATTAAGGCAGGTTATAAGTATATCGGGAATTCTGTTTATGTATTTGGTGGCGGAAGAAGTGCGAGCGATATTGCTAATGGCAGATTTGATTGTTCAGGCTTTGTTCATTGGGCATTTTCTCAAGCAGGTGTTTCTGTAGGTTCTAGCACAGATTCGTTAACATCTGCTGGAAGTCAAGTTTCTTCAAGTGATATGCAACCTGGGGATCTAGTATTCTTTAATACTTACAAAACAGATGGTCATGTTGGAATTTATATTGGGGGAGGCCAATTTATTGGCTCTCAAAGCTCAACAGGAGTAGCTGTTGCTAACATGACAAGCGGCTACTGGAAACAACATTTTAATGGCCGTGTAGTTAGAGTTTTAAATTAAATTCATAATTGTTAAAAGATGCGGGGCCATTTAGCAGGCCCCGCTTTTGATATTTATTTTCTTTTTTCAAATCATTTGATACAATTCAATTCAGTGAGTATCAATAGCAAAAGGAGCATTCGTTGTTTTAAAGATATTGCCAGCAAACATCATAAGAAAGTAGGAGAATTAAATACCAATGGATTTATTAATGATTTTAAAAGCAATTATATTAGGATTAGTAGAAGGTGTAACCGAATTCGCCCCAGTATCATCTACAGGGCATATGATTATTGTCGATGATATGTGGTTAAAGTCTGGAGAAGTTTTGACCAAGCATGTTGCCAATACTTTTAAAGTAGTCATTCAGCTAGGCTCAATTTTAGCGGTAGTAATTACGTTTTGGGATCGCTTTATTGGCTTTTTAGGATTAGGACCACAGGGAAAACATGCTGTTCCTGGGCAGGGACGCCTTAAGCTAATGCCGGTTATTGTTGGTTTAATACCTGCAGGTGTTTTAGGGGTACTTTTTAATAGTTATATTGATGACCATTTATTTTCAACTATTACTGTATTAATTGGTTTAGTGCTAGGAGCCGTATTAATGATTTTAGCCGATCTTTTCGGCCCGAAAACGCCAAAAACGGAAACGGTTGATCAGATTACATATAAACAAGCAATTACAGTTGGTCTTGTTCAATGTTTATCACTATGGCCTGGATTTTCTCGGTCTGGATCGACAATATCTGGAGGAGTTCTAGTTGGCATGAGTCACCGTGCAGCAGCTGACTTTACTTTTATCATGGCTGTTCCGATTATGGCTGGGGCGAGTTTTCTTTCGCTGATGAAAAACTGGCATTACCTAACGGTTGCTGACCTACCGTTTTTCATTGCAGGATTTATTAGTGCCTTTTTGTTTGCATTAATTTCGATCCGCTTCTTCCTAAAACTTATTAATAAAGTTAAACTTATTCCATTTGCTGTGTATCGGATCCTATTAGCAATTGTCATCTACTTTATTTATTTTTAGGATAAATGGACCAAAAAGAATTCCCCTTTAGTTAGTAGCGAGGAATTCTTTTATTGTTAAGGAAAAATAAAAAAATTCGAACCTAATAATGAAAAGTATAGTCCTTTAACATGACTTCGAAAAAGGAAATGGTGCTAAGGGATATGAATGATGGAACAATTTTATTTTGGAAAAAAGAAAAAAAAACGTTAATGGTAGCAGCAATCCTACTTATCATATTTCTACTCCCGCCCTTTTTATTGGGTGAAAACACTCATATTCGTGAGCATGATAATTTAGATTCGAATATTGCTTGGTATAAAGTTTTAAATGATAGTGGACAATTATTTGGACCAATCGATTCGACTATTCCCCAGATAATCAACGGGTTGCCACGAAATGCATTTGGTACAGAGTTTAGTGGCATTCAATGGCTTTATGAAGGTTTTTCGCCTATTGTGGCATATGCATTAAGTCAGTCCATTACAAGAATTTTTGCGTTTATTGGTATGTATCTTCTCTTAAGGAGACATTTTGTAAGACATGAAGATGCCTATCAAATTCGGGTTTGGGTTGCCTTAGCATTTGCACTGACCCCTTTCTGGCCCTCGGGTATGCTAAGTACACTAGGACAACCGTTAGCTTTATGGGCTTTTCTGAATATTCGTGAGAAAAAATCTTCCTGGAAAGAATGGCTAACATTGAGTTTGCTCCCGTTCTATTCAAGCTTTGTTCTTGGGTTTTTCTTCTTTTTAGTTGCGATAGGGCTTTTGTGGCTCCGGGATGGATGGGTAAAAAAAGATTGGAATCTACGCTTTCTGTTGAGCATTGCACTTATGACTGTCATCTTTCTTGGTATCGAGTACCGTCTTGTTGTTTCCTTGCTATTCCCAACGGCTCCAACCAGTAGAAATGAATTTGTAAGCTCAACACTTGGCTTTTGGCATTCGGTTAGGCTTGCTGGTGAAAATTACTTATTGGGTCATACACATGTCATGACCCTGCATACACCGGTTATTTTCCCATTAACACTAATCGTCATTTGGTTTTTTTTAAAGGACAAGCTCTGGAAAAAAGAAAAGCGTTACGTATCACTATTTATCCTAAATATTGTCCTCTCAATTTGGTATGCATTTTGGTTCTATAAAGGTTGGGAGCCTCTGAAGGAAAAGGTTGGGCTATTGAATACGTTCAATTTTGCTCGTTTTCACTTTTTAAGGCCTTTGATCATTTATATGATGTATGCTGTTGGATCTGTTTTTTTATGGAATCGAAGTGTGAAATGGAAACAATTTGTAAAAATGTGTCTAGTCCTTCAGATTTTTATTTTATTTTGCGCAAATCCAGAAGTTTATTATCGTGTGGCAAAGACTCCCTCTTTTGAACAATTTTATGCGGAAAATGAATTTAACAAAATTGATGAATACATTGGTAAGCCGAAGTCTTCTTACAGGGTGGCAAGTATCGGTATTCATCCGGCGATTGCACAATATAATGGATTTTATACATTGGACACATATAACAATTTTTATCCGTTATCCTATAAGCATCAATTTCGAAAAATTATTGCGCATGAGCTAGACAAAAATAATTCCATCAAAAAGTACTTTGATACTTGGGGCGGAAGGTGTTATCTATTTGTTGCTGAATTAGGCAAAAATTATGATTTTAAAAAGGATTCGACGATGAAGATACATCATCTTGATTTAAACATGAATGCTTTTAAAAATATGGGCGGGCAATATATTTTCTCAGCAGTCCCGATCCTTAATGGGGAAAGTGACGGTCTTCATTTCCTTAAGTCATTTACAGATAAAGATTCTGCATGGAAAATCTATTTATATAAGGCGAAATAAGAAAAGCGCAAACGCCCTATTTAGCTAAAAAAGGAGGCCATCGATCATTGATGGCCTCCTTCTTCATTTACCAATATTGGTTCAGTATTGCCCCTTTTTTGAAAGACAAATAACCGTTGCCCTAAATAATTAGTGATCGTATAAAATCCTGTTCCAAATAGAACCGCCGCATCTGCTACATACTTTTTTTCGAAAAACGGAATTTGAGCAAATAAAATAGTAACTGTTTTTTCCCCAAGGTAATAGGAAATAAAGTAGCATAATAAAATAACTGCCGCAAATCGAGTCATACTTTTGCTCATAGAAGTGGTGCTTTTAAAAGTAAAAGTCCGATTTAAAAAGTAACTTACGCAAGCCCCAATAACGTTTCCGATGAATGTGGATGCCCAATAAGAACACGAAAAAACGTGGAGAAAAAGGTACATAAACGATAACCCCACGATTGTGTTAATGACTCCTACTAAAAGAAATCGAAAAAAGGAGTTCTTCATTTTTAATTGCTCCCTGTTTTAATTAATGATTTGTCCCTATTACTTTCCTTGGAATAAAGGTCTGTTTCAATGGAATAACGAGGTCGATGTTTTGTCTCCTCATATATTTTTCCGATGTATTCACCAATAAGACCAACACTCATAAGTAAAAGTCCGCCTATGAACCAGATCGAAATGATGATGGAAGTCCACCCGGATTCAGCGTGGCCCATAAATTTTACCACAAGAGCATATATCCCAGCCAACCCGCTTATAAAAAAAGAAATAAACCCCATAATTGTTATGATCCTGATGGGGATAACACTAAATGAAGTAATTCCATCAAATGCAAAAGCTAGCATCTTCTTTAAAGGATATTTTGAAACTCCGGCAAAACGGTCTTTTCTATCGTAATAAACTTCAGTTGTTTTTAAGCCGATTAAGGAGACAATACCTCGTAAGAACAAGTTCTGTTCGCGAAAAAGCAATAACTCCCTTAAGGCACGTTTACTCAATAAACGGTAATCAGCATGATTATAGATGATTTTTACACCTATTTTATTCATAAAACGGTAAAAACCCTGGGCTGTTGCTTTTTTAAAAAAGCTGTCTGTATCACGACTTTTCCGAACTCCATAGACAATATCATTTCCTTCAAAATACTTTACCATAAAATCTCTTATCACTGAAATATCATCCTGTAGATCTGCATCAATTGAAATAACGCAATCTGCCTTTTTTTCTGCTTTTTCTAAACCAGCAAGCAATGCTTTTTGATGTCCGAAGTTACGTGATAGCTTTAAACCTTTAATATAATGATATTTATGGGTGAGATCTTCGATAATGGTCCATGTTTTGTCATGACTTCCATCATCTACATATAGGATATTGCTTTCAGATGAGGCTAACTGTTCCATAATAAGGGATGATAACATTGAACCTAGTTGTTTTGTCGTTTCGAAAAGTACTTCTTCTTCGTTGTAACAGGGTACAACGATCGTTAGTACTGGTACATTCATAATTAAAGCCCCCATAAATTTTTAAAATAATTGATGTATTGCTATATCGTTAAAAGACACTTTAAGTTTCATAAAAGTTCATGGATTGGTGAAAAGTTATCAAAGTATATTCTTTGATGAACTTTTAAAGGAATATTACAGTCATTTTATTTGTACCTATTTAAATTTAGGACGATTTACAAAGTATTGTGAGGAGAAAAGGATGGTAATGAATAGTGAAGGAAAAATACTCATTCTCTCAGGAAGATTTGGGGAAGGACATCAACAAGTGGCGAATGCAATTAAAGAAGCTACAGCACTTGAATTTCCTAGTGTTGAGACGATTGTATTAGACTTTTTTGTCTGGGCATACCCTAATCTTTTTCCGATCAGTCATTATGTTTATATGAAAGGGATTAAAACATTTCCTCAAGTATACGGATATTTATATCAAAAAACGTATGAAGGAAACCCACTTACAGAAAAACTAAATTCCTTTTTTTCAATGGGGATAGGTAAAATGCTTTCACTATTACAAACAGAAAAGCCATCAGTGGTTGTCAGCACCTTCCCATTTGCATCAAGTATTATATCTAAATTAAAAGAATATGGATTAACCAATATTCCATTAGTGACTGTGATTACGGATCATACTCATCACAGTTATTGGCTACATCCATGTACGGATCAATATATTGTAGGGTCAATTGATACACAGGAAAACTTAATTCAATTAGGAATACCATCTGAAAAAATTGCTTGTACTGGAATACCAATTAGAACAAGATTCCTTGGAAATAGGAATCGAAAAGATTTGTACAGAAAGTATCAGCTTGAACCTAACATCTCCACAGTATTGATAATGGGGGGAGGGGAGGGTTTAATTGGGAAGGGCTTATTAAATTCAAAAGAATTAGAAGTATTTCCAATTCAATTGCAATTAATTATTTTATGTGGTCATAATGAAAAATTACGGCAGCATTTACAGAATGAATTAATTTCATCAAAGCATCTTATTCATATACTGGGATATACAGATGATGTTGATGAGCTAATGGCTGTATCTGAAATCATTGTAACGAAGCCAGGAGGGGTGACAACTTCTGAAGCACTTGCGATGGAATTGCCGATGCTCCTATACAAGCCTCTTCCAGGACAGGAACAAGATAATGCCCAATATTTAATTGATTCTGGTGCAGCTATTCAAGCAAATAGTCCTTCTGATTTATTTGATCATTTATTAAATTTACTTAACAAAAGAAGCCTTTTGGAAAAAATGAAGGAAAATGCACGAAATATTCAAACAAAAAAGGCTGCATTTTTTGCATTAGGGGTCATTAATCAATCAATGGTTAATAACGCTCTTTTTTCAAAAGAATTCATTACAACAACTAAATTTAAATCATATCGGCATATAAAAAAATCTATGTTAGTGTCTCAAGGCCGTTAACGTCCTAATTGAAAATTTTAATCTGCTTTCCTGGCTACCTAATTACGCTTTAAGATTCAAAAGAGAGGAGTATTTAATTGATTTTTGTTGCAACCATTATTATTTTTTTAGTTTTATTTTTACTTTATACAGTTATTCCTTATATATTGTCATCATGGGCTGGTTTTGGTGTTTATCGTAAAGGAATCAGGACAAGGCAAATTGCCTTTACATTTGATGATGGACCAAGTCCAACATATACGAATGAATTGCTTGATTTATTAAACCAACATCAAATAAAAGCCAGCTTCTTTGTTGTGGGGTCAAAGGCTGAAAATTATCCTGAAATTATCCAAAGGATGTACAGGGAAGGTCATTTAATAGGAATTCATAACTATGTTCATCAGTCAAATTGGTTTATGTCACCTTGGAAAGTGAAGCAAGGATTAGAGAAATCGGTTCAGGTCATTGAAAATATAATTGGTGTCAAACCTACCTTTTATCGTCCACCGTGGGGAGTATTGAATCTATTTGACTTTTTTATTCATAAAAAGTACCGGATTATATTATGGTCGCTGATGGTTGGAGATTGGCGAAGTAAGGGAGGTAGTAAGAAAATAGAATCAAGACTTCTTGAAAGGGTTAAACCCGGAGATATTGTTTTATTACACGATTGTGGTGACACATGGGGTGCAAATGAAGATGCACCCCAATTTACAATAGAAGCATTAAAGAGAGTAATTTTAGAATTGTCTAAACAGGGATATACTTATTCCCGAGTCGATGAAATGATACAGTGAAATACAAACAGAAAGAGACTTACCTAAAGTGGTAAGTCCCTTTTTTTACGCAATTACGATTATTGAATATGTTTTTATGGTAAAATTGACAAATATGTGACGTATGTAATAGATTTATCGTTTATAAGTGGTTAAACTAATAATATAAGGAAAGGAGGACTCTGTATGATTATTGTGCCATCATATATTGGATTGTGGTTGCTGCAAATTTTCTGTATTTTATTTCCAATGCTATTGTTTCAATCGTATTTTCGTAAGAAATTTGGTCAAATTAAAGTTCAGAAAACCATCTTTAGTGTCCTTTGTGGTATTTCAATTATTATTTGTATGACATTTCCTGTATCTATTAGCAAAGATTATATTTTGGATTTTCGCTTTATCCCGTTGATTATGGCCTTTTTGTTCGGTGGCTATAGGGTTGGTCTTTTCCTCTCTATTCTCCTAATGTCCTATCGTTTCATGATTGGTGGAATGGGCTTTTACTTGGGAGGATTATGGATGACAGTCCTCTTACTTGTGGCATTTCACTATACCATACCCCGTTCAGGAAAAATGAATCCAAAATTCGAAAAATCTTATCCTTACCTTTTATTAACTATTTCACTTGTATTTTTTGCATTAGGCACGCAATTTTTGGATGATTATTCTTTTTCACAACAAGAATTTGTTTTATGGCTTTGGTTTTCTATATTTAACTTTATAACTTTTTGGATGGCATTATTTTTCCAAAATTCGATGAGGGAAATGGAAGACATGACAACGAAAGTTATCCAGTTTGAGAAAAATCATACAATTAATCATATGCTCGTTTATATTTCACAACAGATGATTTCTCCACTCAAATCTGCTGAGGGCTTTTTGAATATGGTTCAAGAGGAACCGGTATCTTCTAGCCAATCATATCATCTTCTTCAAACAAAGAATGAATTGAAACAGGCAGTACGTTGCCTTGATCATTATCTTACGTTTATGGGGGAAAAGTGGGAGGAACAAGGAGATTTAAGTTTCATTACTGAACTTGAGCAAGTTGTTGAACTGATGAAGTCATATGCAGATATGCATCAGGTAGACTTAATTTATACTTCGACAGCTGACGATCAAATTGCGATTAAAGGAGATCCATCTTTATTGCGGTTTGCATTATTGAATATTATTAAAAATGCTATTGAAGCTTGTTCCCCAAATGGTCGTGTGAATATATGCTTACATGAGATGTTAAAGGAAGTTTATATCATTGTTGAGGATAATGGGAGTGGTATCCCTGCAAAAATCCTCAACCAACTTGGCCAACCGCTCCCTTCTGGAAAAGTGAATGGAACTGGCCTTGGCTTAGCTTCAACCTATAAGATCACAGAATCAATGGGCGGAAGGGTTGAAGTTGAATCGACACCAAATGAAGGAACAACCTTTAGTCTGTACTTTCCTAAATGGGCTATTTGACTAATTTTAAAAAACAAACATAAATTAACCAGTAAAAACAAGCCAACAACAAATCTGTTGTTGGTTTTTTATGCTAATCAGAATTTAATTCTGATTAGCATAAATGCAACTACTCCGCTGTCATCGCCCTTAGGGAATCGCCAATCGGTGAGTTTTCTTTATTCATATTTTTATTAGAAATATGAAGGGAAAAAGTCCATTTAAGAAAGGGCTTATTCCTTTTTTAAATATTTGGGGATTTCGCTCATGTGCCTATTGCACATTTTTGCCTAGCTGAATAGGATATATAGACTTACAAAAAGGAGGTAATGAAATATGGGTGCAGCAGTTGGCTACGGCGGCGGTTTTGCCCTGTTGGTTGTTTTATTTATCTTATTAATCATTATCGGAGCCTCTTGGGGCTTTGGAGGATTCTATTAATAAATAAAAGGAGGTTATCATTATGTTTGGATACGGTGGCTACGGCTATGGTGGCGGATGTTGTGGTGGTTATGGTGGTGTAGGTTTCGGTGGAGGATTCGCTTTAATCGTAGTATTATTCATCCTCTTGATTATTGTAGGTGCTGCTTGTTTTAGATTTTAAAATTCAATATGAGTAAAGAAAAAAGTGGGTTTTCCCACTTTTTTCTTTTTTTAAAAAGGGGAAAAGTGCTAAGTAACGGACCTTGTTGGTATGAAAATCCACTTTTTCCATGGAAAAAAATAAGGGTTGGGTGAGTGCGGGATCCATGTTACGGTAGATAGATACAAATAAGGATGAGGGAGGACACAACATGAAACGATTTGCCTATTTTCTAATTGTTATCGTTTTTTTGAACGTGTTGATTCATCCAGGTCCAACACACCATGTTAGTGCAAAAACACTTGATTCTACGAAAATTTACAAAGTTAACAAAGGAGATACTTTTTATCAAATAGCGGTTAAATTTGGGGTTTCCAAAATAGAATTAAAAAAATGGAATGAAGGTCAAGATTATGTACTTACGCCTGGGAAAAAAATCATTATTCCAAAACAGGTTCCCAAGCAGGATAAAGAGTTATTGGCAAGGCTTGTTACAGCTGAGGCGAAAGGAGAACCATTTGCTGGAAAAGTAGCTGTAGCTACAGTGGTTTTAAATCGGGTCGACAGCAATGAGTTTCCTGATACAATTCATGATGTGATTTATGAAAAGCAGCAATTTGAACCAGTTCAAAATGGAATGATAAATAAACCAGCTGGGGATGAAGCTAAAAAAGCTGTAAATGAAGCGATTGCTAAAAAAGGTAATATTACAGACGCATTATATTTCTACAACCCAGATTTAACAGACAACAAATGGTTAAAGGCGAAAAAAACAACCGAAGTTATTGGAAACCATCGTTTTGCTATCTAATGAGAGCTTTTCATAATTAGAAGATGACCAAGCTGAATACGGGAATGAATAAACTCTAATCATGCCCGCAATCGACCATTTTTTATGACAAGGGTTACAAAGAGTCCCAATATGCGCCCCGAACCAACTTAAAGTCGAGACAGTGGGATTTCATTAGCTAAAGCAGAATTTATATTCATAAATTCTGCTAGCGTATAAGGGCAACCAGGCAATCACCCGCCCTAATGCCTGGTGCTATCCAAGTTTTCTTCATTCTTCCACTTTTGAAACTTCTCTAATTCAGGTGTGATTTTTCTGATGGCATAACTGATGACTGCGGCATCATCAACTATTCCCAGACCAACGATGAAGTCTGGGATAACATCAATGGGGGCAACAAAATAAACAATGGCTCCAAGAATGGTTAGAATCGTTCCCTTTGAAACTTCGCGATATTCTCCCTTTGTGTATGCCTTTATGAGTTCAAAAAATAGCTGAAGTTTCTCCCATACATTTCCCAAAATGCCCTTTTCATCATTAGCTTTTTGAATGGCTAGCTGCAAGAGTCCCTCTGTTTTTTCAGGATGATTAAGATATTCCTCTGCTTTTCCTTTATATTTTTGTTGCACATTTTCTAAATCTAATGCTTTTTTACTTAACAAGACCAACACTTCCTTTTTAATTGATCGTGTTAGTTTACCACTAAAAAGGATAATTCATTTAAAAAAGAGGCTGGGACAAAACCCACCTCTGAGATGAAAAAGCCGGTGGAATTTTACGATAAGTAAAATTTCACCGGCTTTGATTATTTTCCAATAAAAATAAGGGCCACTTCTGATAAAATAAAGTTACCACACCAAATTTCATCCGAAAGAAGGGTCCTTATGTTCAAAAATTATATCATGAATCAATTAGTTTTGCCTTTAGATTTAGAAGTAAAATTACAAAATAATGATATTGCCTACCATGTCCATCATTTAGTTGAAAGTATCCCTCATGAAGCGTTCGAACCATTTCTTCGAAATGAGGGTTGCCCAGCCTATCATCCACGCATGATGCTTAAAATTATCTTATGTGCCTACACACAATCTGTCTTTTCAGGGCGTAAAATTGAAGCCTTATTAAAAGATAGTATCCGTATGATGTGGCTGGCTCAAGGACATGAACCAAGCTACCGCACAATAAACCGATTCCGTGTTCAATCAGAAGTGAAAGATTTAATCCGCCAATGTTTCGTCCAATTCCGTTGCCAATTGATTGAAGAAAAACTTATCGATCAAGAAGCGGTTTTTATCGATGGCACAAAGATTGAAGCAAATGCGAATAAATTTACGTTTGTCTGGAAGAAATCGGTTGAGAAATATCATCAAAGTTTAATTGAAAAGTCAAATCAGCTATACAATGAACTACTTGAGAACGAAATCATACCTGAAATTAAATGTGAAAGCGATGAACAGTTATCATTGGAAGAGATCGCTCAATTGGTTAAAAAAGTGGACGATGTCGTAACCGAGTATGATAAACAAATTGAAGTATCGACAGACGTTCTAGAACGAAAAGCCTTAAGAAGTGAACGTAAATACCCGAAACAAGTGCGTAAACAGTTGATTGATTTTGTCTTACGAAAACAGAAATACCAACAAGACTTTGAAATATTTGGCACACGTAATAGCTATTCTAAAACAGATCCGGATGCGACATTTATGCGAATGAAAGATGATTATATGCAAAACGGACAATTGAAGGCAGGTTACAATGTACAAATCGCAACGGAAGGTCAATACGCGCTTGCCTATAGTTTATTTTCAAACCCAACAGATACACGTACGTTAATTCCATTTCTAGATGAGATCGAGCAGCATTATTTCGAGTTACCGAAACACATTGTCGCAGA
The Neobacillus sp. PS3-40 genome window above contains:
- a CDS encoding IS1182 family transposase, producing the protein MFKNYIMNQLVLPLDLEVKLQNNDIAYHVHHLVESIPHEAFEPFLRNEGCPAYHPRMMLKIILCAYTQSVFSGRKIEALLKDSIRMMWLAQGHEPSYRTINRFRVQSEVKDLIRQCFVQFRCQLIEEKLIDQEAVFIDGTKIEANANKFTFVWKKSVEKYHQSLIEKSNQLYNELLENEIIPEIKCESDEQLSLEEIAQLVKKVDDVVTEYDKQIEVSTDVLERKALRSERKYPKQVRKQLIDFVLRKQKYQQDFEIFGTRNSYSKTDPDATFMRMKDDYMQNGQLKAGYNVQIATEGQYALAYSLFSNPTDTRTLIPFLDEIEQHYFELPKHIVADAGYGSEQNYNDILSNRKREALITYNMYLKEQKKKYKQNTFNPDNWQYNEETDTYTCPNQKLLKFQYHSIRNDRTDFQRKFKIYECEDCSGCPFRSSCTKAKEGNNRKLMVNEKWEQQKEYVREKLSEEKTSAIYRKRKIDVEPVFGFLKANLRFSRFSVRGKSKVENEMGLALMAVNLRKFTANN